The DNA region GCCGCAAGCTGGCTATGCGGCTGCGCCGAAAAACTCTGCAGCGCGCTCAAGAGCTTGTTGATCAGCGCCGCGGGCGAGCTGTCAAGCTCGACGTCGTTGATCGTCCCGTTGAGCAGATCGAGCGAGTCGAGCACCGCTCCATGCATGGCGGTCTGCGACGACGATGACAGGATCTTGCGAAAGAGGACCGGGTCCTCGGCACGCACGACCGCCGAGGTGCGCACGCCCGAGCCCGGCAACGTCACGACCTCGACGGATTTCCGCGAGTAGTAGGCCTTGTCGGCGTTGGCAATGTTGCGCGAGACGAGGCTCGTCCGCTCGCTGGACACGAACAGGGAGGAGTTTGCCGTGGACAAACTTGCCGAAAGGCTCATTGCGCGTCATCCCCCCTGGGCCTCTAAGCGCGCTAGCGCTTGAGGTTGACGAGGACCTCCATGAGCTCGCCGCCGGTCTGGAAAACCTTCGAGTTGGCCGTGAACGCGAACTGGGATTCGATCATCGTCGTAAGCTCGGTCGCGGTGTCGACCGTGGACTTCTCGAGAGCCGACGAACGCACGAGTCCGAAGCTCGACGTTCCAGGCATACCGATCTGCAGGTTTCCGGACGTGGCGCTGATCGAATAGACGTTGCCGGCTTCCGGCGTCAGGTTGTCGGGGCTCGGCACGGTGGCAAGCGGGATCTGGAAGATCGGAACGCGCGCGCTGTTGCCGTAAACAGCATAGAGCATACCGTCAGAAGCAAACTCCACGCTCTCGACCGAGCTCGGCTTGTTGCCGTTGGCCGTCGGCGCCATGACCTGGAAGTTCTCAGCCAGCTCGCTCGACTTGGAGATGTCGAGCGTAAGAGTCTGACCGTTTGGCACCGGAACCGATATGACAAGGCCGGCCGGGTTGGCAGGCGCAACCGACGCCAACTGCCCTGTTCCACCATCAAACGTCAGAGTCGTCGTTGAAAGCGCCGGAGAGGTATAGGGGAACGGAGCACTCGACGACGCGGCGGTCGAAGCATCGAAGACCGACACTTCCCAGGTGTTAGTGCCTGTCTTCGTATAGTAGATGTCCAGCGTCACCTCGCGCCCGACGTTGTCGATGGCAGTAATCGACGACTTGGCTGTATACGCGGAGGTGGCAATGTTGTCGGAAGGCCTGTTGCCCGCCGCGACGTCGGTTGCGTCGATCGGCACGTTGGCATGAAACGTTCCGAGCGTCGAAGGCGTCGCCTCAAGCGACATGGTCGCGATATTGACCTCGGCAAGACCAGCAGTGCTGTTCGAAGCTGACGCTGCCGAACCGTTGACGATCGGATAGCCAAGCAGCTTGAACCCCGCAGCGTTGACCAGATACCCCTCGCTGTCCTTCACGAACGAACCCGCTCGCGTGAGATACGTGGACTCGCTGCCGTCGGAGACAAGGAAAAACCCCTGGCCGCTGACAGCGAGATCCGTCGGCGAGGTCGTGTAGTCGAATGCGCCCTGCTCGGAGATGCCGTACCGGATCGTCGTATCGACGCTGCCCGGCACGTAGCTGCCCTTTCCGGATTCGAGCACCACCGTCGAGAAGGCCGTAAAGGCGCGCTTGTAGCCGTGCGTGCTGGCGTTGGCGATGTTGTCCGAGACAGTACCAAGGCGGCTCGACTGTGCTGCCATGCCGGACGTGCTCGTCCGCATCATGCCGGAAATGCTCATACGACGGGGTCCTTTGCGAAATGCTCCACCCCCGCGAGTAGACCATTTGCATCTTGCGTGAGGCTGGAGGGCGCCTCGTCGTCCAGCGCCCTCTCGGGCGCCGCATCGACCACCAGCCGGTAGCCGAGATAGCGCTTGGAATCGATCGGATCGTAGCCGAGTCGATGCCGCAGCCGCTTCCTGAGCTTGCTGATGTGGCTCTCGACGACGTTCTCGTCGATGTCCTCGCTGAACAGCCCGTAAACCGAGTTGAAGATCTGCGTCTTGTTGATCCGGCAACCGCGATTGGCGACGAGATACTCGAGGATGCGCCGCTCGCGCCTCGGCAGTTGCAGCACCTCGCCTTTGACTTCCGGATCCCGCCCGTCGAAGAACACGCGCATCTCGCCGACGTCGGTATAGTCCGGCTGACCGCTCGCCCGCCGCCGGATGGCTTTGACCCGGGCGATGATCTCGCGCACGTGAATAGGCTTGCGAACCACGTCGTCGACGCCCGCCGCGAAGAGCTCGAGCGTCTCCTCAAGCGACCGGTGCTCGTTCATGACGATGATGGCCGCAACCGCCGACCGGCGGCGTATGATTTTCGCGAGTCCAGCGCGATTGCCGCAGTCCCCGAGCAGGACTGCCTCCACGGACCTCATGTCCGCATCCGAAACCGCACTGACCCAGCTTTCGAACTCACCCGGCGCCAGTCCGCACGCGGACACACCTTCCCTATCGAACCAGGACGCATACCCCTCCGTCACGGTCGCGCGCTCGTCCACGACGACGATCATGTGATGTTCCCCCGCCCACAGGCACCCCCCGAATCACACAAACGCAACCCCACATGCCGTGGATGCAGTGCGTCGCCCTTTCGATCAACGATTTGTTGAGGATTTCTCGCGCGCTGCCCCGATTCGCTATTGTGGTGTTGCTCAAAATGATCACTCCCGACAACCGCCTATGGGCGGCTACGTATCGTATGCGGAAGATTTTTCAGCAGCCGTCGCTTCAGCCTGGCGCAAGCATCATCGGCCTTACTCGGCCAACGAGCTTCAGGTGGAGCGGCAACGAGATGTGGATTCGCATAGCGGCATCGGCGCGCGGCTTCGCCCTCGGGCTGAGTCTCGCTGCCGCCTTGAGCTTCATCTCGGGCGACACCCGCGCGCAGGATTTCGCGATCGAGCTTGTCGCGCCCGGCATGAACCAGACTGAGCTGCAATCCGTGCTCGGGCCCCCAAGCTACATCCAGGTCAAAGGATTGCGGCAGGCATGGCAGTATTGCCCCGGACGCAGCTTCCGTCGCTTCGTCGAAGACTTGTTTCATCAGGAGCGGGATCCGGACCTCTACGTCACCGTCTGGTTCGAGAACGGCCGCGTCCGCCACATGCGCGCCTATCCGAGCCGCGTCATGGGACGCTGCGAGGACTTCTTGGCCGCCTTCAGTTGGGAAGACGACATCAGTGGCGGCGCTATTGTTGGCGGAGGATACGGGGGCTACGCGATCAAGTAGGCGGGCCGCCTCGCTCTGCCGGGCGACGCACAAGCACGCACACGAGCTCTAACCCTTTGCCTGCTTCAACGCCCGGTCGATCTCGGCATTGATCTCAGCCATCGCCGTCACCGCTTCCTGCCGCAAATGCTCGGGCACCCGGTCCGGATGGTTCAGCGAAGCAAAACGCCGTCTCATCCGCTGCAGGTCGGTCGCGGCATAGGTCCCAACGGCGAGAGTGTCCTTGAGCTTGGCCGCCGCCTCCCGCGGGCGCACCGGAGCAGTCGGTTCGTCCAAGTCTCTCTCACCGTCATAGGCCTGCGCCAGCGAGGCCGGCGCCACGTAGCCCGACGCAACCGCGATATCGCCGAGACTCCCGACCGCAGGCCCAAGCGGACCCGCCTCGTCGTCCCAAAGCGGCCCATCGCCGTCCGGGTCGAGACGTGCCTCCTCGAGGGCCTCCTCGAAAGCATGCTTGTTGGATCGAGGGCGTCGGCCCCCTATCGGCCAAACCACGGGTCGGATCTCCCTGGCGTTCATTGCCGCCGAGGGTGCACAGTATGTTGCCGATACCTTGTTCCGACCTTGCGCGTCGTTATCGGCCCGCGTCCGTCTCCGCACGCGCCGTGTCTTGGGGTGTAACCGGCTCGCGCACCTGCTGCGGCACCATGCGGACCGCGATCACCGTCGCATTGTCCTGATGCGGATCCTTGAGCGCTTCGACCGCGCGGATCAATGCATTGGCCACGGCCACGGCCCCGTCATTGGCATAGGCCGTGACGATGCGTTCGATTTCTGCCGGCTCGAGCGTCTGCAACCCATCGCTGGCCAGGATGACGTAGTCACCGGGCTCGATCTTGAGCGGCCGCCGCGACACGTCGACGAGATCGATGTCGTCGCCCGTCACCGCAGACCGCAGCATATGCCGGCGTGGATCGCGTTTGGCATCGTCCGCGGTGATGGCGCCCGTCGCCGCCAACCGATCAAGCTCCGGCGCAAGCGAATGATCCTCGTTGAGCATCGCGATCTCGCCGCGCCGGTAGAGCAGCAGCGGACTGTCGCCGACGCTGATCCATTCGATCCCGTCCACCGCGAACGTTACGCCGACCAGCGTCGATCCCATGCCGCTGAGCATCGGATTGGTATCGACCGTATCGGCGATCGCCTGATTGGCGGCCGTCAAGCCTTCAACGAGGCGCTCGCGGTTCGATCCGTTCTGGCTTCCGAATGCTTTGACGAAGGTTTCGCAGGCCATGCGGCTCGCAATTGCCCCGCCGGCATGACCACCCATGCCGTCTGCCAGCACCGCGACTGCAGACCGCCCGTTGGCGACAGTGACGGACGTGGCCTCAGGAGTGGACGCATCGTCCCCGCTCCAGAAGAGGGCCATGTCCTCCTGGTAGTTGCGCGCACCCTTTGTGGCGCGACTGGCATGCTCGAACGCTAGCATTCGCACGTACGTCTCAATTCTGTTCTTGCAGCGCCGCCCAATCGAAATCCGGTCCGCAGAAGGGCACGAACACGAGCTGGGTGCGCCCCATGGTGATCACGTCCATCTGCGCAAGCTCGACCGCGCCCGTCGGCCGCTTCTCGTTTACGGAAACAACGTTGGTCTTTGCAAGGTTCGGCACGAACAGGAACGAGCGCTCCGCCGAATCGTAACGGATATAGGCCTGCTCATCGGCCGAGATGGCATCGTCTCCGAAATCGATGGCAATACGATTGCCGGTGGCACGCCCGATCGAGTTGTTACCCTCGAAGATTGGCCGGAACTGCCCGATGCCAGGCCCGCCTACGACCACCAGCCAGCCGACGACAGGATCCTGCTCGAACGCCCCGCGCGTCACTTGCATCTTCCCGCGCACGAGCGTCGTGCGCGAACCGGCATCCTCGGGCGGTGGCGCTGGCCTGTTGGCGGCGCGCACGACCCGCGTTGTCGGCGGTGCATCGGCCTCCACATGCCGATCGTCCGTCACCCGCGGCGTGCGCGCTTCACGCGCGGCTTCGGCAGCGGACGGCGTTGCGCCTTCAGCACGTGGTGCCGGAAGCTGGGCGGAGGTCCCTTCGGGTGGCGGCACGGCGATCACGCTATCGCTCGCCGGCGTAGTCGCGGCCGCCACGCGTTGCGCGACGATGGCCTGCTGCCGCCCGGTGTCCTCGCGGCTCGCCGCAACGAGCGCATCCTTGAGCGAGCCGAGAAACCCCGACCGTTGGCCTTGCCCTTGAGAATCGCCCGCTGCCATGATGCCGTCCTCCTCGTTTGCTGCCGCCTAGGCCCGGTGCCCCTGCGCGGCGCACCACGGCCGCCTCTGTTCCTCAAGCCATGCCAGCAGGCCCGGCCGAAAACTTGAGCCGCGCGTTGCCGAGCTCGATCAGGTCTCCGCTCGTCAGGCGCGCTTCTGATACCGCCCGGCCATTCACGACCACGCCGTTACCGCCCGAGCTCGACAGATCGGTGATCACGAACTCCGCATCCTCCGTCCGATGGATGGCCGCATGATAGCGATGCACGGTCTTATCCTCGAGGCAGATATCGTTGTCCGTCTCCCGCCCGATCCTAAGCAATGGCTGGGCGAGACCATAGCGCTTATCCGGCGCCGCGGGTGCAAC from Hyphomicrobium sp. CS1GBMeth3 includes:
- a CDS encoding flagellar hook protein FlgE — protein: MSISGMMRTSTSGMAAQSSRLGTVSDNIANASTHGYKRAFTAFSTVVLESGKGSYVPGSVDTTIRYGISEQGAFDYTTSPTDLAVSGQGFFLVSDGSESTYLTRAGSFVKDSEGYLVNAAGFKLLGYPIVNGSAASASNSTAGLAEVNIATMSLEATPSTLGTFHANVPIDATDVAAGNRPSDNIATSAYTAKSSITAIDNVGREVTLDIYYTKTGTNTWEVSVFDASTAASSSAPFPYTSPALSTTTLTFDGGTGQLASVAPANPAGLVISVPVPNGQTLTLDISKSSELAENFQVMAPTANGNKPSSVESVEFASDGMLYAVYGNSARVPIFQIPLATVPSPDNLTPEAGNVYSISATSGNLQIGMPGTSSFGLVRSSALEKSTVDTATELTTMIESQFAFTANSKVFQTGGELMEVLVNLKR
- a CDS encoding protein phosphatase 2C domain-containing protein, producing MLAFEHASRATKGARNYQEDMALFWSGDDASTPEATSVTVANGRSAVAVLADGMGGHAGGAIASRMACETFVKAFGSQNGSNRERLVEGLTAANQAIADTVDTNPMLSGMGSTLVGVTFAVDGIEWISVGDSPLLLYRRGEIAMLNEDHSLAPELDRLAATGAITADDAKRDPRRHMLRSAVTGDDIDLVDVSRRPLKIEPGDYVILASDGLQTLEPAEIERIVTAYANDGAVAVANALIRAVEALKDPHQDNATVIAVRMVPQQVREPVTPQDTARAETDAGR
- a CDS encoding FHA domain-containing protein, whose translation is MAAGDSQGQGQRSGFLGSLKDALVAASREDTGRQQAIVAQRVAAATTPASDSVIAVPPPEGTSAQLPAPRAEGATPSAAEAAREARTPRVTDDRHVEADAPPTTRVVRAANRPAPPPEDAGSRTTLVRGKMQVTRGAFEQDPVVGWLVVVGGPGIGQFRPIFEGNNSIGRATGNRIAIDFGDDAISADEQAYIRYDSAERSFLFVPNLAKTNVVSVNEKRPTGAVELAQMDVITMGRTQLVFVPFCGPDFDWAALQEQN
- a CDS encoding response regulator transcription factor, whose protein sequence is MIVVVDERATVTEGYASWFDREGVSACGLAPGEFESWVSAVSDADMRSVEAVLLGDCGNRAGLAKIIRRRSAVAAIIVMNEHRSLEETLELFAAGVDDVVRKPIHVREIIARVKAIRRRASGQPDYTDVGEMRVFFDGRDPEVKGEVLQLPRRERRILEYLVANRGCRINKTQIFNSVYGLFSEDIDENVVESHISKLRKRLRHRLGYDPIDSKRYLGYRLVVDAAPERALDDEAPSSLTQDANGLLAGVEHFAKDPVV